The segment GATACCGCTGTCCTGGCCGAGGCAGCGCAACAGCTTGACTTTTAGGGTGTCGCGTCGGCTCAGGTTGGTCGGGCGCTGGCTCAGGGCGCCGAGCAGGTCCAGAATTTCCAGAGGGCCCTGCAGCCGCTCGATGACCTGCTGAGGATTCAGATTGCGGTGATACATGCCGGGCAGAGCGATGTTCTCCTCCACTGTCAGTTCCTCCAGAAGAGGATAGCGGCGGCCGACCACACCGATGTGGAAATCAGTCTGCAACGAGAGATCGACCAATTGCTGAATGCCACCTTTGTTGGAGGCTGTCAGCAGCAGGTCTGTGGTCTCGGCGAGCAGTGTGGCAATGTCCATGTTGTACCTGTTGAATGCCGCAACGGGCTTGTTTGCTATGAAAATCAGGTGAAGAGGATGAAGATGACTTCCACACCTACGATGGCTGCCAAGGCATACATCAACCCCTGGATGAGTTGCCTGGGCAAGTCCGTGAGCTTGGCCTGGATATTCAGGCCGCGCTGCACACTGATGGCCGCGACAAGCGTGGCGAACAGGAATGGTTTGGCCGTGATGTAGAGCAGATCACTTGGCACAAGCGCTTCGGCAATCTGGTCCAGATAGTTGGCCAGGGTGATATCCTGAAGATAGCCCATGACCAGGAAGCCGCCGAGTAATCCGACCAGACTGAAGGCCAGGGTCAGGCAGGGGCCAGCGACCGCAAAAGCCATGATGCGTGGCAAAAAGAGATAATCCCTGAGTCTGATGTCCAGCATGGACAGGGTGTCCAGTTCGCCACGGATTGCCATGAGCGCGGTTTCGGAAAGGGTGGCTGTGCCTGCTCGCACCATCAGAATGACGGCCACGGTGACCGGGGCAATTTCATGCAGCATGGCGTCAATGAGATAGTCACCGATGCGGTCATAGGCACCGAGTCCAGTGAGGATGGACAACAGGTAATGGACAGTGATGGAACCCATGATCAGGGCAATGAAACAGGTTGATGGCAGGCTTTGCACGGCTACGGCGTAGAGGTGCCTCACCATGGACCGGTAGCAGGCCGTATTCAGGAATGTCAGGCGTACGAATGAGCGGGCCGTTTCCATGAGGATGGCGTTGGTCTGCACAAGCGGTCTGCTTTTGCGGAGTGTGAATTCGCCAACGCGGCGTACCGTATTCCGGGCGTTCATTGCACTCATGTAACCGGAATTATTGCCGAGGGGAAGGGTGTGCGATTTGTCAGTTGGACAATTTGCGCAGGTGGATTTCCAGACAGGATATGGCCGCAGGAGTAATGCCGGAGATACGAGCCGCCTGACCCAGAGTCATGGGCCGGACATGATCGAGTTTTTCCTCGGCCTCTCGGGTCAATCCGGCCACTTTGGAATAGTCCATGTCTTCTGGGAGCCGCTCGGATTCAAGGTGGGCGGAGCGGGCCACAAGCTGTTCCTGGCGCTTGAGGTAGCCTTCGTACTTAACGATGGTTTCTGCTTCGCGCAGGACTTCGGGTGCCGCTTGGGCGATAGCCGGGTATAAAGGCTCGAGGCGTTCGATGGTCAATTCCGGCTGGCGCAGCAGGTCTCCAAGGGAGACAGCCTTGCCCGGAATGGAGGCACCGATGTTTGCCAGAATGTCGCAAGTGGCGACGTCGGGGCGGATGCGCGTTTCCTTCAGGCCTGCAAGCAGGGTGTTCAAGGCGTCGCGTTTGGTCGTATAGATCTGCCAGTGATCGTCTGTCACCAGCCCCAGGTCACGACCCAGTTCCGTCATTCGTGCGTCGGCATTGTCCTCGCGCAGGAGCAGACGGTGTTCTGCGCGGGAAGTGAACATGCGGTAGGGTTCTTCGGTGCCTTTGGTCACCAGGTCGTCCACAAGCACGGCCATGTAGGCCTGATCACGGCCCGGCAGGAAAGGCTCGCGTCCGTTCAGGGCGCAGAAGGCATTAGCTGCGGCCCACAGGCCTTGGGCTGCGGCTTCCTCGTAGCCTGAGGTACCGTTGATCTGGCCCGCCAGATACAGGCCGGGAAGGATCTTGGTCTGTAAGGTCGGGTCCAACTGCGTGGGAAAACAGAAATCGTACTCGATGGCATAGCCTGGGCGTACGATCTGAGCCTTCTCAAGGCCCGGCACCGTCGCCAACAATGCTTTCTGTACATCCAGGGGCAGGCTGGTGGGAATGCCGTTGGGATATACCTCGGGACTGTTCAGGCCCTCGGGCTCCACGAAAATCTGATGACGATTCTTGTCCGGGAATCGGGCGACCTTGTCCTCGATGGAGGGACAGTAACGCGCGCCAACGCCCTTGATCACTCCTGTGAACATGGGGGAGCGGTCAAATCCGGAGCGGATGGCCTCGTGGGTCTGCTCATTGGTCCAGGTGATGTGGCAGGGCAACTGGGGGAGCGGATTGAAGGGGGCGTGGAAGCTGAAGGACGGGGGCGGAACATCGCCGTGCTGCACATCCAATTTCGAGAAGTCGATGGAGTCAGCCAGCAGACGCGGAGTCGTACCCGTTTTCAAGCGCCCCAACTCCAGCCCCAAAGCAGCAAGACTGG is part of the Desulfovibrio ferrophilus genome and harbors:
- a CDS encoding ABC transporter permease, whose product is MNARNTVRRVGEFTLRKSRPLVQTNAILMETARSFVRLTFLNTACYRSMVRHLYAVAVQSLPSTCFIALIMGSITVHYLLSILTGLGAYDRIGDYLIDAMLHEIAPVTVAVILMVRAGTATLSETALMAIRGELDTLSMLDIRLRDYLFLPRIMAFAVAGPCLTLAFSLVGLLGGFLVMGYLQDITLANYLDQIAEALVPSDLLYITAKPFLFATLVAAISVQRGLNIQAKLTDLPRQLIQGLMYALAAIVGVEVIFILFT
- the mnmG gene encoding tRNA uridine-5-carboxymethylaminomethyl(34) synthesis enzyme MnmG, giving the protein MKPIFPDIFDCIVVGAGHAGCEAAMTASSLGMSTLLLTINADRIGHLSCNPAIGGLAKGHMVREIDALGGRMGIWADKAGIQFRRLNTSKGPAVRATRAQIDRDAYLKAVQADIFNQENLWVFQDMAENLLVEQGRVAGVTTQLGQRFGARTVLVTTGTFLQGLIHIGQSNFAGGRLGDPASKGLSASLAALGLELGRLKTGTTPRLLADSIDFSKLDVQHGDVPPPSFSFHAPFNPLPQLPCHITWTNEQTHEAIRSGFDRSPMFTGVIKGVGARYCPSIEDKVARFPDKNRHQIFVEPEGLNSPEVYPNGIPTSLPLDVQKALLATVPGLEKAQIVRPGYAIEYDFCFPTQLDPTLQTKILPGLYLAGQINGTSGYEEAAAQGLWAAANAFCALNGREPFLPGRDQAYMAVLVDDLVTKGTEEPYRMFTSRAEHRLLLREDNADARMTELGRDLGLVTDDHWQIYTTKRDALNTLLAGLKETRIRPDVATCDILANIGASIPGKAVSLGDLLRQPELTIERLEPLYPAIAQAAPEVLREAETIVKYEGYLKRQEQLVARSAHLESERLPEDMDYSKVAGLTREAEEKLDHVRPMTLGQAARISGITPAAISCLEIHLRKLSN